TGCCTAAGCGTACTGACCTCCAGACCATCCTGATTCTCGGCAGCGGCCCCATCCAGATCGGGCAGGCAGCCGAGTTCGACTATTCCGGCACGCAGGCCCTCAAGGCCCTGAAGAAGGAAGGCTACCGGGTGGTGCTGGTGAACAGCAACCCCGCGACGATCATGACCGACCCGGACCTGGCGGACGCCACGTACCTGGAACCCCTGACGCCCGAGTTCGTGCGCCGCGTGATCGAGAAGGAACGCCCGGACGCGCTGCTCCCCACCCTGGGCGGGCAGACGGCGCTGAACCTCGCCATGGACCTGAACGCGAACGGCACGCTGGAGGAGTTCGGCGTGGAACTGATCGGCGCGAACGCCGCCGCGATCAGGAAGGGTGAAGACCGCGAGGAATTCCAGGCGGCCATGAAGAAGATCGGCGTGGAAACCGCGCGCGGGCAGATGGTCCACTCGATGGAGGAAGCCGTCGAGTACCAGAAGCAGATCGGGCTCCCCATCGTGATCCGGCCCTCCTTCACGCTGGGCGGCACCGGCGGCGGCATCGCGCACACCTACGAGGAGTTCCTGGCGATCACGGAAGGCGGCCTGCGCGACAGCCCCGTCACGAGCGTGCTGCTGGAGGAATCGATCCTGGGCTGGAAGGAGTACGAGCTGGAGGTCATGCGCGACCACGCCGACACGGTCGTGATCATCACCAGCATCGAGAACTTCGACCCGATGGGCGTCCACACCGGGGACAGCATCACGGTCGCCCCCGCGCAGACCCTGAGTGATGTGGAGTACCAGCGGCTGCGCGACCAGTCCCTGGCGATCATCCGCGAGATCGGCGTGGACACCGGCGGCAGCAACATCCAGTTCGCCGTGAACCCGAAAGACGGCCGCGTGATCGTCATCGAGATGAACCCCCGCGTCAGCCGCAGCAGCGCGCTGGCCAGCAAGGCGACCGGCTTCCCCATCGCCAAGATCGCCGCGCTGCTCGCCGTCGGGTACCACCTCGACGAACTGAAGAACGACATCACCCTGTCCACGCCCGCCTCGTTCGAGCCGAGCATCGACTACGTCGTCACGAAGATCCCCCGTTTCGCGTTCGAGAAGTTCCCCGGCACGCCCGACGCGCTGGGCACCCAGATGCGCAGCGTGGGCGAGGTCATGGCGATCGGCCGCACCTTCAAGGAAAGCCTCCAGAAGGCCATGCGAAGCATCGAGTCCGACGTGCGCGGCGCGTTCGCCGCCATGTCGATCGAGGACCTGCGCGGGCTGCTGTACGGCAACCCCCGCCGCCTGGAAGCCGTGCTGGAACTCCTCCGCCGCGGCGAGACCACCGAGGCTCTGTTCGACGCCACCAAGATCGACCCGTGGTTCCTGAGCCAGCTGAAGGAGATCATCGACGCCGAGACCGAGATCACGCAGCTGGGGCCCATCGGCGAGTGGAAGTACGAGATCTGGCGCGAGGTCAAACGCCTGGGCTTCAGCGACGCCCGCATCGGCGAGATCGTCGGCCTGAGCGAACTCGACGTCCGCGCGCTGCGCAAGGAAGCCAAGGCCACGCCCGTCTACAAGACCGTGGACACCTGCGCCGCCGAATTCGAAGCCTTCACGCCCTACCACTACAGCACGTACGAGTGGGAGGACGAGGTCCGCAGCACCGACAAACCCAAGGTCGTCATCCTGGGATCGGGCCCGAACCGCATCGGGCAGGGCGTCGAATTCGACTACGCCACCGTCCACGCCGTCTGGGCGCTGCAGGAAGCCGGGTACGAGACCATCATGGTCAACAGCAACCCGGAAACGGTCAGCACCGACTACGACACCGCCGACCGCCTGTACTTCGAACCCCTGACGTTCGAGGACGTCATGAACATCGTCGAACACGAGAAACCCGTCGGCGTGATCGTGCAACTCGGCGGGCAGACGCCCCTGAAGCTCGCCCGGCGACTCGCGGACGCCGGAGCCCCCATCATCGGCACCAGCCCCGAAACCATCCACGAAGCCGAGGACCGCGCCAGCTTCAACGCCCTGTGCGAACGCCTCGGCCTGCCCCAACCCAAGGGCAAGGTCGCGGAAACGCCGGATCAGGCCGCCGCGCTCGCCACCGAACTCGGCTTCCCGCTCATGGCCCGCCCCTCCTACGTCCTCGGGGGCCGCGCCATGCGCACCGTCCGCTCCATGGACGAACTCACCACGTACCTCAACGAGGTGTACGCCGCCGTCGAAGGGCAACCCAGCATCCTCCTCGACCAGTTCCTTGAGGGCGCGCTGGAACTCGACGTGGACACCCTCTGCGACGGGGAAACCGCCGTCGTCGCGGGCATCATGGAACACGTCGAAGCCGCCGGCGTCCACTCTGGGGACAGCGCGTGCATCCTCCCGCCCGTCACCCTGGACCCCGCCATCCTGGCGCGCGTCAAGGCCGACACGGAACGCCTCGCCCTGGAACTGGGCGTCAGGGGCCTCATGAACGTCCAGTGGGCCATCAAGGACGGCACCGCGTACATCCTCGAAGCGAACCCACGCGCCAGCCGCACCGTCCCGTTCGTCAGCAAGGCCGTGAACCACCCCCTCGCCAAGAGCGCCGCCCGCATCGCCGTCGGCCACACCCTCGCGCAGATCGGCCTCACCGACACCCCCACCCCCCCCATGTACAGCGTCAAGGAAGTGCACCTGCCCTTCCTTAAATTCAAAGGCGTCATCCCCACCCTCGGCCCCGAAATGAAAAGCACCGGCGAAAGCATGGGCATCGACACCGACCCCTACCGCGCGTTCTACCGCGCGCAGATCGGCGCGAAAAACAACCTCCCCACCAGCGGCACCGCCCTGCTGCTGGGCGACGGACTGGACGACATCGCCACGCAACTGCAGGCGGCGGGCCTGACCGTCACCCGCCAGCAGACCGAGCACCTCCCGGACCTGCTGATAGACGTGACCGGCAGCGAATACCTGCGCACCGCGCTGGAACGCGGCGTGCCCATCGTCAGCACCAAAGAAGCCGCCGAATGGACCGCCAAAGCCATCGCCGCCGCCAAAAACGACCCCCTGAACGTCAAGAGCCTCCAGGAATGGGTGAACCACCAATAAAATACCTGATAAAATCTCTTCAAATGCAGTTTAATCAATGACGTGAGTCAAAAGACCTGTTATTGAATGCCCCATAATCCCCAGTACATAGTTTCACTCGAGCAGTTTCGAAACCATAGAGGCGGCAAATTTTCGCCGCCTCTATTTTTATCTTTTCGAAAGCGCTAAAATATTAGCAATTTATATAACTAATACGGACTCCGGTTGAAAGGTTTGCAAAATCTTTCAACCCGAGCGGAGCGAGCGGGAGAGAAGCGGGTTCCGGACGTGGAGTTGACAGATCGGTGGAGTTCCGATCTGTTAACGAAACAAACGGAACCCGTATAATACTATTCGCTAGTTTTCCCTTTACATAATGAAATGCAAAACGCAAGCATTTAATAGTCCTCGACGTATCCATTCACGCCCTTTATCTCTCTTCTCCAAACCGATGGATCAAACACATGCACAGCATCAATATCGTTAAGCCTCAGTATTATCCGCAATACTTCCTCAGACATCTGATCCTCATAATACTCGCCCATCCATCTATTTGCAATCTCAATACTAACAGGAAATGCGCCACCAATAAATTTTGAACACATACTTAATGCAACCGCAGAGGAGATTAGCATATCATCATCAGTTGTGTTATTGAAAATCTCAATTAGACTTTTCAATATATCAGCTATTGGTGAGTCAGGTTTTATATAATAATTTCCATTACTACTAACACCATGGTATTTTTCATCTCCGATAAATATTACATTAGAATTAGCAATTTTCAGAGAACTTGTTCGAGACAGAGAACTACGCTCTCTCCCTCTAAAAATATCCGTAATTCTTGCCTGGCTTCTAATGCTTTGGGAAATCCAAAGGCTTTCAGATGGATCATGCTGACTCCACCGCATATCCAATCTCCTGAGATCAACATTAAATCTGATTAGGTCAATTTGCTTTCCATTAAATGCAAATTTATACGGATTGGATTGCATCTGCGAATCGGAAAGGATCGGCTCTTCGGGCATCTCCGAACTCTCCAATGAAAGCTCTTTCATGATGTTCTTTATAGACAGTGATACGGGGGCGTTTTTCAATACATTATTAACCGCGCTATTAAAATCCCAATCTATGACCCAGAAGGAATTATATTGATTTAACTGCTCTATAGAAATATTTTCCCTCTTATCTGCTATATCCACCAAAATGAGTGGGATCTTCTTAAGTTCTTCGTTAAGCAATTCCTGTCGTATAGGCCTGTATCTGCTATGACTCTCCTCGGTTATAGGAGGAAGTAGCCACTTAGCTTCCGCGACAGCCCAAGTCAAAGAAAAGTTTTTCTCATTGACGAGGTTATTGATTTCAGAAGTTATGTGGCCACCGTATGATGAATAGATTTGCCTCAGAAGTTTTATTAATTCCCCCGTAGATTCCAGGCCTGATCTCGCCACATTAGTTTTCGGAGCTTCCGAACCGGTTACGTTAGCAATAGCTGCTATTGAGTAGCCAACAAATCCCGGGGTGCCCGACTCGACGCGAATTCCCTCAATACACGTAGATATTGGCGTATATTCTATTTCCTGCCTATTACGCCAGGAATCTATCTTATAAAACTCCCATTCTTTAAAGTAGTTTGACCATTTTAAAGCATAAGATAAGGACAATCCGCCAACTTGGACAGTTTTTATTTTATATCCCGAAATCTGTTCTCCCCCTTCAACAAACGCCTTAATCCCGATTTCATCTAAGTAAGATAATAATGCCTTTTCGGTATTTTCATACCCAACTATATCAGCCTCTTCTCCATCTACAGACACTTCAACTTTACATACTGGGAATAGTATCCATTTTTTTGCAATGTTAATAACATCAAAGTCACCCAGACTCTGTCTTACCTTAATTGTTATAACCGTACCGCTCTCGGCTATTCCCATTTCAGATAGCGTTGATTTATCCAACAGACTAATAAGATATTTACCATGAACAGACCTCAATAGCAAATGCCGCGCCTGTTCGTCATCCGAATGAGATGTAATTACTTCGACTTCATCAGATATCATGAAACAAGAGAGGACTCCAATTCCAAATCTGCTGATTGAATTGAAATTAGGATGATTTTTCTTAAATTCTCTATCATGATATCGCGACGATCCGGCTTTCAGGAAATGGTTTTCGATTATCTGCTGACTCATACCTGTTCCGGTATCAATAATACGCAGCACCCTTTTATCTGAATCCCATTCTATTCTTATATAATCTTTCCTGTAATCACTATTTCCCTTGATGAAGTTTTTTAACTTAATAGCGTCTATTGAGTTCTGTACAATTTCCCTTACCACGACGCTTGGATCGTTATATAGAGTATGGCCAGTCAATAAATCTAGGATTTTTTCCTGATCTATTGAAAATGAAAATTGCTGCTTTAAGAATCCCTCTGAATTTACTCTGCTCTGATCAATTGATGACCAGGGAAAAATATAATTTCCGCCGCCTTTTGATTTTGCCGACTCGCACCACTTCTTATTCTGCTTTATTTCTTTTTCAGCCCACGTCAAATAAGAAGTAAGGCCGAAATAACCGTCAGCACTTGAAAAATCCGCGAAAACTTCAATTGCCTCAGATTGCTCCTCAGACTCGTTGCCCTTTTCATCGACTACAGTAATTTTTTTAGGTCTTATCCGAGTTACTGCATTTTGCTTTACCCACTCTATTTGACTTTTCGGGTTTTGAGGATTGATTAGCCTGAATTGTACTGATGGAGTTCTATCTGTTGTAATATGCAGTAAATCTGCCGTCCTTAGAATAATTGCAGCGTATTGGATATTTCCAGTTTCATCATCACTGTCACCATATGGCTGGGACACTATATACTTATCCAAATTATCCAGATCATTAAGATGATGACTCTCGCACACAAGGGCCAAGTCATTTCTAAATCTACTCGGAAGAACTGACATCAGCTCATCAACTTCTTTAAACATTTTCTCGCTGTATCCCAGCTCTGCATTAAATTTACCTTCTATCCACTTACGAATACGTTTAGCATGATTCGCTCTAACAAATTCCTGATATAAAAATTTTTCTCTTTCGATTTCGTCAGGATAATCAGAAAAGACCTCAGATTTGTAGTCTTCTCCATCCTTACCAAAAAATAAATTATCTTGCAGATATCTGTCAAAACCACTCTTATCTCGATTATTAAATTCATCCATAGTCACAATCAAGCCGAGATCATGAAAATAAATAGATAAGACTATAAGAAGATAATCAGCTCGCGACATACGAGCCTTTGTTTCGCTAGGAATAATCCACTCCGCAATGCTAAGCATCTTGTTTATGTGAGAAATATTATGAACCGTGTATTCAGAAAAAAGCCCATTTTTACCAAAGAGATCAAGGGCCTGACTAACCACATCTTTTATTCCATTGAGATTAATCTTATTAAAACTAACCAACTCCTGCGCCTTCTTCGCCTCTAATTCCAGGAAAGATGAAACAGCAACTGATTGATTCAGGGTCATGCCTAATGCTATCGAATTTCGGGGCCAGAGGGGGTAAAAATGAGAATTGCCTAGACTACCCACGTAATCTCTGAGCAAGGGCGGCACAATATGCGCGCCCGGTTCTGGTTGGCCGACCGCACGTACAGTGGGACGAAAGCGCATCGGTGCTATCTACGCCGTGGGATACGATTTGTCATAACACAGCGTGACTGATAGCGGCCCCGGTCACAAGACCGGGGTCGCTATCCGCATGGCAATTTGATCGAACGTCTGATGAATCGCTCGAAGCGGTCACGTCGGATTGCCACGCGGTTTTAGAAAAAAGCCTGTTACTTCGAGCCGATGCTGACGCTGGCCTGTGTGATGGAGTGATTATGAGGCATAGCAGACAGAACCCTAGGCGACGCATGTGGCGGTGTGTCTCGGAACGTTTGAATGCAGATGGAGATCAACCTTCAATGTCTGCCTGTGCTTCTGCTGGGGCGCGAGGTGGTGACGGGGGGCGGACTGGGCCAAAAAGCCAGAACCGCCCCTCTCCCCCATTCCGACCAACGCGCGGGAGGCGGGGACGCACGCTGCGCCCCGCCTCCCGCGTCCTGCTTCGCTCAGTTCTCGTATTCGAGGTACGTGTACCCGAGGAGTTCCTCGCCGTAGTCTTCGAGGAGTTCATGTTCCTGTTCGTTGGTCAGGATGCCGTTCTTGATGGCGGCGTCGGCCTGATCTTCGATGCTGTCGCGCAGCATGGGTTCCTCGTAGCCCATCGATTCGATCATGCGGCGGGCTTTCTGGCCGCGGACGAACAGGTCGATGTGGAAGCGGCCGCCGGGGCGCAGGGTGACGTGCGCTTCGCTGACCTTCCCGAAGAGGTTGTGGGCGCTGCCGAGCACGTCCTGGTAGGCGCCCATGAGGAACACGCCCAGGTAGTAAGGTTTGTTGCCGGGTTCGTGCAGCGGCAGGGTGGCTTTGACGTCGCGCAGGTCGATGAATTTCTCGATCTTGCCGTCGCTGTCGCAGGTGATGTCGACCAGGGTGGCCTGCCGGGTGGGTTTCTCGTTCAGGCGGTCCAGCGGGACGATAGGGAACAGCGCCTGGATGGCCCAGTTGTCCGGGAGGCTCTGGAACAGTGAAAAGTTGCAGATGTACTTGTCCGCCAGGACCTTCTGCAGGTCTTCCAGTTCATCCGGGACGTACTTCTCGTTCTGGATGAGTTTGGCGACCTTGCGGAGGATGGCGTTGAACAGCGCCTCGCCGCGGGCGCGGTCGGGCAGGGTGACGTAGCCGAGGTCGAAGAGGTTGTGGAGGGTCTGTTTGTCGCCGACGGCGTCGTTGTAGGACTCGCGGTAGTTCCGGGCGGTGATGTTCGCCAGGATGTCTTCCATGTCCTTGATGATCTGGTGGCTGTTCTCGTCGGCGGGGGCGAGGTCTTCGAGGTCGCGGGTGGGGCCGGTGACGTCCACGACCGGGAGGATCAGCACGGCGTGGTGCGCGGTGAGCGCCCGGCCGGATTCGCTGACGATGACGGGTTCGGGGACGCCTCGGGCCTTGCAGGTTTCCTGGACGGTGTACACGATGTCCGAGGCGTATTCCTGCACGGTGTAGTTCATGCTGGCGTAGAAGGTGGTCTTGGACCCGTCGTAGTCCACGCCGAGGCCGCCGCCGACGTTCAGGTACTTCAGCTGCGCCCCGGCGGCGATCAGGCCCGCGTACGTCTGCGTGGCTTCGCGCACGGCGACCTTCACGCGGCGGATGTCGGTGATCTGCGACCCGATGTGGGTGTGCAGCATGACCAGACTGTCGAGCATGTCCTCTTCCCGCAGGCGTTCGACGACGCGCAGGAGTTCGTAGGCGTTCAGGCCGAATTTTGCCTGGTCCCCGCCGGATTCCTCCCACTGCCCCGAGCCGCGCGCGTGCAGTTTGAAGCGCACGCCGATGGCGGGGCGCACGCCGAGCGCCTTGGCCTGCTTGAGGATGCGGTCGAGTTCGCTGTACTTCTCGATGGTGATGACGACGTTCTTGCCGAGGGTGCGGCCCCACAGGGCCAGTTTGATGAACCCGTCGTCCTTGAAGCCGTTGCAGCACAGCAGCGCGTCGGGGTGCATGCGCTGCGCGAGGCACAGCGCGAGTTCGGCCTTGCTGCCGGCCTCCAGGCCGTGCGCGTAGTCGTACCCGGCGGCGGCGATGCTCTCGACGACCACGCGGCGCTGGTTGACCTTGATGGGGAACACGCCCTGGTAGTGGCTGGTGTACCCGTACTCGGCGATGGCCTTCCCGAACGCTTCGTTCAGGTGCTTCACGCGGCCGCTGATCACCTGCGGGAAGCGCAGGATGACGGGCAGGCTCTCGCCGCGGTCGACGATCTCGTCCACGATGGCGCGCAGGGGGGCGTGCAGGCCGGGGGTGGGGGTGACCTCCACCTGGCCCTTGTCGGACACGCGGAACCACCCGCCGCTCCAGTTGGGCACCTGGTACAGTTCGGCGGCGTCGGTG
This region of Deinococcus sp. JMULE3 genomic DNA includes:
- a CDS encoding ATP-binding protein codes for the protein MTLNQSVAVSSFLELEAKKAQELVSFNKINLNGIKDVVSQALDLFGKNGLFSEYTVHNISHINKMLSIAEWIIPSETKARMSRADYLLIVLSIYFHDLGLIVTMDEFNNRDKSGFDRYLQDNLFFGKDGEDYKSEVFSDYPDEIEREKFLYQEFVRANHAKRIRKWIEGKFNAELGYSEKMFKEVDELMSVLPSRFRNDLALVCESHHLNDLDNLDKYIVSQPYGDSDDETGNIQYAAIILRTADLLHITTDRTPSVQFRLINPQNPKSQIEWVKQNAVTRIRPKKITVVDEKGNESEEQSEAIEVFADFSSADGYFGLTSYLTWAEKEIKQNKKWCESAKSKGGGNYIFPWSSIDQSRVNSEGFLKQQFSFSIDQEKILDLLTGHTLYNDPSVVVREIVQNSIDAIKLKNFIKGNSDYRKDYIRIEWDSDKRVLRIIDTGTGMSQQIIENHFLKAGSSRYHDREFKKNHPNFNSISRFGIGVLSCFMISDEVEVITSHSDDEQARHLLLRSVHGKYLISLLDKSTLSEMGIAESGTVITIKVRQSLGDFDVINIAKKWILFPVCKVEVSVDGEEADIVGYENTEKALLSYLDEIGIKAFVEGGEQISGYKIKTVQVGGLSLSYALKWSNYFKEWEFYKIDSWRNRQEIEYTPISTCIEGIRVESGTPGFVGYSIAAIANVTGSEAPKTNVARSGLESTGELIKLLRQIYSSYGGHITSEINNLVNEKNFSLTWAVAEAKWLLPPITEESHSRYRPIRQELLNEELKKIPLILVDIADKRENISIEQLNQYNSFWVIDWDFNSAVNNVLKNAPVSLSIKNIMKELSLESSEMPEEPILSDSQMQSNPYKFAFNGKQIDLIRFNVDLRRLDMRWSQHDPSESLWISQSIRSQARITDIFRGRERSSLSRTSSLKIANSNVIFIGDEKYHGVSSNGNYYIKPDSPIADILKSLIEIFNNTTDDDMLISSAVALSMCSKFIGGAFPVSIEIANRWMGEYYEDQMSEEVLRIILRLNDIDAVHVFDPSVWRREIKGVNGYVEDY
- the speA gene encoding biosynthetic arginine decarboxylase codes for the protein MTTPASFSTTDAAELYQVPNWSGGWFRVSDKGQVEVTPTPGLHAPLRAIVDEIVDRGESLPVILRFPQVISGRVKHLNEAFGKAIAEYGYTSHYQGVFPIKVNQRRVVVESIAAAGYDYAHGLEAGSKAELALCLAQRMHPDALLCCNGFKDDGFIKLALWGRTLGKNVVITIEKYSELDRILKQAKALGVRPAIGVRFKLHARGSGQWEESGGDQAKFGLNAYELLRVVERLREEDMLDSLVMLHTHIGSQITDIRRVKVAVREATQTYAGLIAAGAQLKYLNVGGGLGVDYDGSKTTFYASMNYTVQEYASDIVYTVQETCKARGVPEPVIVSESGRALTAHHAVLILPVVDVTGPTRDLEDLAPADENSHQIIKDMEDILANITARNYRESYNDAVGDKQTLHNLFDLGYVTLPDRARGEALFNAILRKVAKLIQNEKYVPDELEDLQKVLADKYICNFSLFQSLPDNWAIQALFPIVPLDRLNEKPTRQATLVDITCDSDGKIEKFIDLRDVKATLPLHEPGNKPYYLGVFLMGAYQDVLGSAHNLFGKVSEAHVTLRPGGRFHIDLFVRGQKARRMIESMGYEEPMLRDSIEDQADAAIKNGILTNEQEHELLEDYGEELLGYTYLEYEN
- the carB gene encoding carbamoyl-phosphate synthase large subunit — translated: MPKRTDLQTILILGSGPIQIGQAAEFDYSGTQALKALKKEGYRVVLVNSNPATIMTDPDLADATYLEPLTPEFVRRVIEKERPDALLPTLGGQTALNLAMDLNANGTLEEFGVELIGANAAAIRKGEDREEFQAAMKKIGVETARGQMVHSMEEAVEYQKQIGLPIVIRPSFTLGGTGGGIAHTYEEFLAITEGGLRDSPVTSVLLEESILGWKEYELEVMRDHADTVVIITSIENFDPMGVHTGDSITVAPAQTLSDVEYQRLRDQSLAIIREIGVDTGGSNIQFAVNPKDGRVIVIEMNPRVSRSSALASKATGFPIAKIAALLAVGYHLDELKNDITLSTPASFEPSIDYVVTKIPRFAFEKFPGTPDALGTQMRSVGEVMAIGRTFKESLQKAMRSIESDVRGAFAAMSIEDLRGLLYGNPRRLEAVLELLRRGETTEALFDATKIDPWFLSQLKEIIDAETEITQLGPIGEWKYEIWREVKRLGFSDARIGEIVGLSELDVRALRKEAKATPVYKTVDTCAAEFEAFTPYHYSTYEWEDEVRSTDKPKVVILGSGPNRIGQGVEFDYATVHAVWALQEAGYETIMVNSNPETVSTDYDTADRLYFEPLTFEDVMNIVEHEKPVGVIVQLGGQTPLKLARRLADAGAPIIGTSPETIHEAEDRASFNALCERLGLPQPKGKVAETPDQAAALATELGFPLMARPSYVLGGRAMRTVRSMDELTTYLNEVYAAVEGQPSILLDQFLEGALELDVDTLCDGETAVVAGIMEHVEAAGVHSGDSACILPPVTLDPAILARVKADTERLALELGVRGLMNVQWAIKDGTAYILEANPRASRTVPFVSKAVNHPLAKSAARIAVGHTLAQIGLTDTPTPPMYSVKEVHLPFLKFKGVIPTLGPEMKSTGESMGIDTDPYRAFYRAQIGAKNNLPTSGTALLLGDGLDDIATQLQAAGLTVTRQQTEHLPDLLIDVTGSEYLRTALERGVPIVSTKEAAEWTAKAIAAAKNDPLNVKSLQEWVNHQ